DNA sequence from the Stenotrophomonas sp. 24(2023) genome:
GCGCCGCACAGGCACGGAACAACCCATCGACCACATGGGCTTTGGGCTGCAGGGCTGGGCCATCGTCCTCGCGCGCCACATGCGCGGCGTGCAGCACGGCCAGCACCGCCGATACACCGGACAGGCTGCGCGTGGCACGCGCCAGATCGAGCGCGCGGCCAGGCGTCAGCCGCAGTTCCGACCAGGGCTCGCCATCGGCACAGTGGCCGCGGCCATGGTCGTCCAGCACGGTGAAGAACGCAGGCGTGGGCGCGTTCTCGGCGGCATCGCAGAGTGCGTCTTCCATCTTTTCGGCCAGGGCAGTGGGAAGTTCGCGCACTGCATCGCCGATCAACGCATGCAGACGAGGGTAACAGGGAAGTAGAACGGACATGGCGGCAACCTCGCAGGTCTGTGGCCACCTGCAGCTGCAAGGTGGCGGACGGTGCGGGTTGGCGTGCCGGATACATACCGCTGAAGCCGGCGGATCACAGATCCCCACACACCGTCCGCCATGAACGGGCAGACGATGCATTGTCGGGACAGCAGCAGACGCTGCAAGCCCGACCCGGTGCGGTATGTAAGTTCAGGACGCCAATCCCGGCCAGGACAGGTGCCCTGGCGCGGCCATGCTCCCGGCCTGCCACGCCTGTGAGCAATCGGAAAACCCCGCATTACGTGCTGAACTGCGGCGCTTTTCGCCTTGGCATCGTGTTGCGTGATCCAACGCACGGCGCCAATGCGGACGCGCTCAACGTCCGCCTGTGACCCTGCGCTGGTTGCTCCCCTAGCCAACCCAGCCAGCTGTCGCGGTCACGCCCGAATGCGACAGCTGGCGCGCCTCATCATCCCGCTGTCCTGCCCTGCCCCAACGCCGCCAGCACCGTGCGCAGTGCTTGCTGCGCGCGCCGGTTCTCGGCCGGTGTGCCGATGCTGATGCGTACCCAGGTGGCATAGGGCGCGAACACGCGCGCCACCCGCACGCCGTGCTGCAGCAGCGCGGCGGCCACCTCCGCATGGGCGTGGCCACTGTCGAAGAACACGAAATTGCCGGCCGCACGGGTCGAGCGCAGCTGCAGTGATGCCAGCACCGCCTGCCAGCGCTCGCGCTCGGTGGCCACCTGCGCACGCACGCGGGCAACATGCGTACGGTCAGCCAGCGTGGCACTGGCCGCGGCCAGCGACAGCTGGTTCTGCGCATGGGCGCCACCCACACCCCGCGCACGCAAGGCATCGGCCAGCGCACGCGGCGCCAGCGCATAGCCCACCTGCAGGCCCGCCAGCGCGTGGATCTTGCCGAGGGTGCGGAACACCACCACGTTCTGGCCCTGGCGCAGCAGGCGCACCGCCGTGAGCGCGGCGGCATCGTCGCGATAATCCAGATACGCCTCGTCCACGATCACCAGCGTCTTCGCCTGTGCGGCGGTGACGAATGCATCGAACGCGGCGCCGGGACTGAGCGTGCCCGACGGGTTGTGCGGATTGACCACGAACAGCGCGCGCGTGTCGGCGCTGATCGCGGCCAGCAGCGCCGGCAGGTCGTTCTCCAGCGCCGCGTTGAGCGGCACTTCCACGGCACGGCCGCCGAACGGTGCGGCGGCATCGACCAGCGCACCGTAGCCCGGCACCGAATAGATGAAGCCACCGGCGCCCTGGCGCAGCGCCAGGTGCTGGCCCAGCGCTTCAAGCACCTCGCCCACGATCACCTGTTCCGGTGCCACGCCTTCCAGTGTGGCGATCTGCCGTTGCAGCGCCAGCAGCTGGTCATTGCCCACATAGCGTGGTGCTTCGGCCAGCGCCCGTTGCACGGCCGGGGCCACCGTTGGCGAGGGGCCGTAGCTGCTTTCATTGAGGTCCAACCGCAGCAGCCCGGCCGGTGCAGTGGGCGCAATCGGGGCGGCGGCGGACGTTCGCCCGGCGACGGCAGCCAGCGCCACGGTGGCCGCCCCGGCCACGCCGGTACGCAACCAGCGGCGACGGCCGGGGTCCAGCGGCGCGGTGTCGGTGGCAGGTGCGGTGGTCATCGGCAAGGTCTTCATCAGAAACGGGTCTCCACACGCGCGTAGTAGTAGGTGCCGCTCCAGCCATAGGGCGACAGTTCGCTGTACGGAAACACCCCGAAGGTATCCGCACCGGACACCTGTGGCGTGGTGGCGATGTTGCGGGTGGGATAGGTGTTGAACAGGTTGTTGGCGCCGATCACCACGGTGACCGCCTCGCTGGCGCGGAACGCGATGTCCAGATCGGTCACCCAGCTGGCCTGCAGCTTCTGGATCACATCCAGATTGCCGGCCGTGCCCGCCTCGGTCGGCAGCGTGCGGAACCGCGTGCTGCCCTGCGCGAACAGCGCGACGTTGGCCGCACTCTGGTTGGTGGCCGCCACGCCTTCAATCTCGCCATAGCGGTGCGTGCCCAGGTTGATGCCCCAACGGCCGATCTCCCAGGCCAGCGCCAGAGTGAGGTTGTCGCGGGGCTGGCCCTTTTCCACCCGCGTGCGCTCGGTGATGTCGAACAGCGGCGTGCGCACCCCCAGCGCGGCCAGCTGCGCAGGCGTGCTGGCCACTCGGGTCAGCTCGGTCTTGTTGCGGTTGTAGCCCAGCGTTGCGGTCAGGCGGCCATGCTCGGCCAGTTCCCAGCGGTAGCGGGCCGATACATCGATGCCGGTGGTGCGGGTATCGGCGGCGTTGCTGAAGTAGCGCACGCTGGTGACGCCCGGCGAACCGAGCGACGCCAGGTAATTGCGGATGGCGTTGGAGCCGGCCGCATCGACGAAGTTGCTGGACAGGAAGATGCGGTCATCGATATCGATGCGGTACACATCCAGCGAGGCACTCAGCCCGCCCAGGCCCCAGGTCAGCCCGGCAGTCAGGTTGGTGGCCTTTTCCGGGTCCAGCGGCCGCGCGCCCAGCGCACGCGCCTCCACCGAGCCGACCGGCGCGGTGCGCACCAGCACGTACTCCGGCAGGCCGGTGACTGCATTGTTCAACGTGCGGCTGCTGGTGGAGCTGAAGTACTGCTGGGCCAGTGCCGGTGCATGGAAGCCGGTACTGGCCGAGGCACGCAGGGCCAGCCCGCCCTCCAGCTGGTAACGCAGCGCCAGCTTGCCGTTGGTGGTGCTGCCGAAATCGCTGTAGTCCTCCCAGCGCCCGGCCAGCGACACCAGCAGGCGGTCGGTCAGCTCGGTTTCCGCCTCGGCATAGGCCGATACGTTGTGCCGGTGGTAGTTGCCGGCGTCCACCGGCTGGATGCCGGCAAACCCCTGCGAGCCGATGGTCGGCACGCTGCCGGCCGACGGGCCATCAAGCACCCGGTACGGCCCCCATACATACGAGGCCAGTTCACCGGCACGGATGCCGTAGGTATCACGGCGGAACTCGGCGCCCACCGCCAGCCGCAGCGGTGCATGCCACCCGATATCGAAGCTGTTGTTCGCATCCAGGTTGGTGGTCCACTGCGAGGCCAGCAGCGCACCGTTGTAGAACGCGGTGGGGCTGTCGGCGCCCAGCGTGGCGTTGAGCGTGTTGCGCGTGCGGTAGACCAGCTTGTTGCGGCCATAGACGCTGCTCAGGTCCCAGTGCCAGTCACCGGCCAGGCCCTTGATGCCCGCGCCGAAGGACGCATTGGTGCTGCGCGTATCGACCCAGGGCAGGAAGCCATCCGGGTAGATGGCGCGCACGTTTTCCGGCTGGCCGGCACGGCGCAGCGAGGCATTGGAACTGCCCTCGCTGACCCCGTAGCCCCCGAAGGCATACGCCTCCAGACCTTCGGCCCACGGCAGCGGCTTGCGCAGATTGCCGAACACGGTCTTTTCCACGGTGTCGGCCGAATCGGCGAAGCGCCACAGCGCATCGCGATCGATGGTCGCCTCGCGCGGATCGGCCACCGCACCGCCGGCGGCCCCGCCAATCGGCGCCAGCCCGGTACCGGAACCATACGTGCCCGAAGGTGCAACCGGCGCGCCGTTGCGGCCAATGCCGAAATACTGCTGGCGCGTATCCGCCAGCGCGCGGTCAGCGGCCTTGCGGTCGCGATAGTCCCAGGTCAGGTGCAGGCCACCGCCCCCGGCAAACGCCACGCCGGTATCCAGCGCCACGCTGGTGGTATCACCGCCACCATCACGGGTACGGCCATGGCTGATACGCCCCTCGAAGCCATCGTCCTCACGCAGCACGATGTTGATGACACCGGCAATGGCATCGGACCCGTACTGCGCCGACGCACCATCGCGCAGTACTTCCACGCGCTGGATCGCACTGACCGGAATGGCGTTGAGATCGGTGGACACCGCCCCCTTGCCGACCGTGCCGCCGGTATTGACCCAGGCGCTGGCATGGCGGCGCTTGCCATTGACCAGCACCAGTGTCTGGTCTGGCGACAACCCGCGCAGCGTGGCCGAACGAATGTGTGTGTTGCCATCCGGCGTGGTCGGGTGCGGGAAATTGAAGGAAGGCAGCAGCGCCTGCAGGATCTGGCTGATATCGGTATAGCCGCTGCGGCGGATCTCCTCGGCACCGAGCACATCGATGGGCACCGGTGATTCCAGCACGGTACGCGCCTGGGTGCGGTTGCCCAGCACGCTGACCTGATCGAGCTGGGTGACGGCAGCCGCAGTACCGCCCGACTGGGCCTGTGCGGCGGGCGCCAGCGAGAGGCCGGCCAGCAGACTGCTGGCAACGGCGAAGGACAAGCGACCGCGTCGCGGTGCGATGGCGCGAAGCTGCATGGACACTCCAGCAAGGTACGCGCACGGGTGCGCGTGGCGGTTGGGAGAACGACAGGTTGGTGTCCCATTGCTTCCCCAAGGGACTACCCCATCGTGCCGCCCTGCTGCGACGCGTCAATCGGTGTGGCGGGCAATGCAGCGCCGCTGCCACAACGGCCCACGGAGCCATCGGCATAAGGTACTGATTTCATTCATGCCAAGCGCGGCGGCATGGCCCGCACCAGAAGGCGTGGGCATGAAGTGATAGCCACTGGTTCGCAGCGTGCGGTGGCGGCCGTGCCGCTTTTGTTACGGACTGCGCAGCATTGGCACCGCCCGAGGTGTTCTAGCGCACGTTGTACAGCACGGCCGCGCCGGGTCGCGGCTCGAAGGCCGGCACCGTCTGCTGGACGAGCGCCGTGCCCTTGGCATCCCACACCAGGGTCTGGACCGGATACTCATCCTTGCGGGTCATCTCATCGATCCTGCCGACGATGACCGCACTGGCCGCCGGCACATCGGGATTCCAGGTGAACACACCCAACCGGCCGTAGAACGCGGCCGGCGCGGCTGCATCCAGGCGACGGTCCGGGCACATCACCAGTCCACGCTCGAGCATCACCCGCAGCGCGCCCACCGGGACCTTCTTCACCGTCGGCGTGGTGCGTTCGGTGCTGTGGCCGGGGCAGACATTGGCGGCACGGGTGACCATGTTCTCCGCCACCTCGCGATCGGATTGTGCCAGCGCCAATGCGGGCAACAGGCACAGTGGCAACACGGCAAGATGGGACATCCGGGTCATGGGCAGGTTCCTTTCAGGGGTACCCGGGGACCGTAGCAATGCCGGGGGCAGGAAGTGCAAATGTGGTGTGAGGGGTCAGCTCGCCACTGCGGGAAGAGACAGTTCCACGCGCCCCGGGGCCGCGGACACAACGCCGATATGCACCTGTCTCACAAAGTGATGCGACTGAAGGCCCCTCCCCCTTGCAGCCACCAATCTAACACTGTTAGATTTCGCGCCTAACAACGTTAGATAGACTGCCAATGCGCCGATCCATCGGGCGGGACAACATCGTGGCCGCCGCCTTCAAGATCCTCGACGAGGACGGCCTGGACGGCCTGACCCTGCGCAAGGTGGCGTGCTCGCTGTGCATCCGCGCGCCCTCGCTGTACTGGCACTTCAAGAGCAAGCAGGCGCTGATCGATGCCATGGCCGACGCCATGGTCAGCGAGGTGGCCGTGGCCATTCCGGCCGGGCAACCGTGGCGGCAGACCCTGCTGCAGATCGCCCGTGAGTTCCGCCAGGCGTTCAAGGCCCATCGCGATGGTGCGCGGGTCTATGCCGGCACCTTCCTGGCCACCGAAAACGTGCTGCGGGTGGGCGAAGCCAGCATCACCGCGCTGGTCGGCGCTGGGGCGTCGATACGCTTTGCCGCCACCACCTCGATGGACCTGGTGTATTACGCGATGGGCTTTGTGATCGAAGAGCAGGCCTGGCCGGGTGATGGCAGCATGGAGGCGCTGGGCGAGGCCTTCATGGCGCTGGCCGAAGCCCGCTTCCCGCAGTGCTGGGCGGCCCGCGATACCTGGAGCGAAACCGACTTCGACGGGCGCTTCGAGCAGGGGCTGGGCCTGATGCTCGACGGCATCGAACTGCACCTCTCGCGCAACCGCTGATTCGCCGCTGTTTCCCTTTTTCTTCCTGCTGTTCCGACCCGGAAAGCCCTTCATGCGTGCACCCTTCTTCCGCACTTTTTCCCTGATCCTGGCCACGGCCCTGCTGGCCGCCTGTGGCAGCAAGGATGACAAGGCACCGGCCGATGCGGCGGCAACCAGCTCGGCCCTGCCGGTCTCGCTGGCACCGGCACAGTCGCAGACGATGGCACGCACGGTGCTGGTGTCCGGCCCGGTCAGCGCCTACGAGGAAATGCAGCTGGGCGTGGAAATCAGCGGCCAGCGCGTGACTGCCCTGCCGGTGGAAGTGGGCCAGTGGGTGAAGCGTGGGCAGGTGCTGCTGCAGCTGGACCACCGCACCCTGGACAGCGAACTGGCCCAGGCCGAGGCGTCACTGCGCCAGGCCCAGGCATCGCAGGAACTGGCACGCATGAACTACGAGCGCAGCGCCAAGCTGGCCGCCCAGCAGCTGATCAGCGCCAGCAGCCTGGATGAGCTGCGTGCCAACCGCATCAATGCCGAAGCACAGACCGCCACCGCGCGCGCCGCGCGTGATGCCGCCCAGCTGCGCCGGGATTTCGCCGACCTGCGCGCACCGGCCGATGGCCTGGTGTCCAAGCGCCTGGTGCAGCCCGGCCAGGTGGTATCGGCCGGCAACGAACTGCTGCGACTGATCCGCGATGGGCGCCTGGAATGGCGTGCCGAACTGCCGGAAAACCAGCTGGCCGACGTGGCCGTCGGCAATACGGTGGAACTGTCCTACGGCGGCCAGACCGTCAGCGGCCGCATCCGCGCCGTCACCCCGGGCGTGGACGGGCAGACCCGCACCGGCACCCTGTATGCCGACCTGCCCGAACCGGGCCCGCTCAAGCCCGGCATCTTCGTCGATGGCCGCATCGTGACCGGCGAGGGCCCGATGCTGACCATCCCCACCGCCGCCATCGTGCAGCGCGACGGCCACAGCTATGTGTACACCGTCAACGACAAGCAGCAGGCAGTGCGCCACCGCGTCAGCACCGGCCAGGCCGTGCAGGGCCGCACGGCCATCGTGCAGGGCCTGAAGGCCGGTGACCAGGTGGTGGTCGATGGCGCCGGCTTCCTCGGCGAGGGTGACCGCGTGCGTGTGGTGGCCGCGACCAAGGCGGCCGCACGATGAACTTCTCCGCCTGGGCGATCAAGCGCCCCCTGCCTGCGCTGCTGATCTTCTTCGTGCTGTGCGTGGCCGGGCTGTGGGGCTTCCACCAGCTGCCGGTGGCGCGCTTCCCCGACATCGCCTTCCCGATGACCACGATCACGGTCACCCAGCCGGGCGCGTCGCCCAGCCAGCTGGAAGCCGAAGTGACCCGCAAGATCGAAGACTCGGTGGCCACGGTCAACAACGTGAAGCGGGTGATTTCCTCGGTCACCGAGGGCGTCAGCACCACCACCATCGAGTTCCAGCTGGAAGCCGACCTGGCCACCGCGCTGGACGACACGCGCAACGCGGTCACCCGCATCCGCACCGATCTGCCGCAGGACATCCAGGAACCGGTGGTCTCCAAGGTGGACATCGGCGGCTCGCTGATGACCTATGCGCTGGTGGCCCCGCACATGACCACCGACGAAGCCAGCTGGTTCGTCGACCGTGACGTCTCGCGTGCGATGTACGGCGTGCCCGGCGTGGCGCGGGTGACGCGCATCGGCGGCGTCAAGCGCCAGGTGCGGGTGGACCTGGACCCCAATGCCCTGCTGACCCTGGGCATCACCGCCGGCGATGTATCGCAGCAGCTGGCGCGCATCCAGGTCGAGCGTGCCGGTGGCAAGACCGAAGTGGAAGGCGCGCAGCAGACCATCCGCACGCTGGGCACGGTGGCCGACGCACAGGCGTTGCGTGACTATTCCATCGCGCTGCCCGACGGCCGCGCGGTGCGCCTGTCCACGCTGGCCACGGTGACCGACGCCGCCGCCGACCCCACCGAAGCGGCGCTGCTGGATGGCAAGGGCGTGGTGGCGTTCTCGATGTCGCGCACCCGCGGTTCCAGCGAAGTGAAGGTGGAAGCCGGCGTGCATGCCGCGCTGGACAAGATCAAGGCCGACCATCCGGGCATCGATTTCCGCCTGGTCACCACCGCCATCGACGAAACGCACCGCTCCTACGACTCCTCGATGACCATGCTCTACGAGGGCGCGTTCCTGGCGCTGCTGGTGGTGTGGCTGTTCCTGCGTGACTGGCGGGCGACCTGGGTTTCCGCGCTGGCGCTGCCGCTGTCGATCATCCCCACCTTCGCGGTGATGTACTGGTTCGGCTTCACCCTGAACATGATCACCCTGCTGGCCTTGTCGGTGGTGGTGGGCATCCTGGTGGACGATGCGATCGTGGAGATCGAGAACATCGTGCGCCACCTGCGCATGGGCAAGCCGCCGCTGGAAGCGGCGCGCGAAGCGGCCGGCGAGATTGGCAACGCGGTCATCGCCACCTCGCTGACACTGGCCGCGGTGTTCGTGCCGGTGGCCTTCATGCCCGGCATCGCCGGCAAATTCTTCCGCGAGTTCGGCTGGACCGCCGCCACGGCCGTGCTGTTCTCGCTGCTGGTGGCACGCCTGCTGACGCCGATGATGGCCGCCTACCTGCTCAAGCCGCACGGCGAGGAAAAGCCCGAATCGCGCCTGATGGGCTGGTACCTGGGCTGGGTGGATGCCGCCCTGCGCCACCGTGGCCGCACGCTGTGGCTGGCCACCGGCCTGTTCGTGGCTTCGCTGGCACTGGTGCCGCTGATCCCGGCCACCTTCATCCCGCAGTCGGACCTGGGCCGCAGCAACCTCAACCTGGAACTGCCGCCAGGCACGCGCCTGCAGGACACCGTGGCCGTGGCCGAGCATGCCCGTGCGCTGCTGAAGGACATTCCCGAGCTGAAGCAGGTCTACACCGCCGTCGGCAGCGTGCTGGACCTGGGCGACCCCAACGCCACCGGCGTGGGCGAGCCGCGCAAGGCCACGCTGGTGCTCGACTGGGGCACCGCCAGCACCCGCGAGCGCGACCAGCGCGTGCTGGAGCGCGACGCCCGCCAGCGTCTGGCCGACCTGCCCGGCGTGCGCGTGAGCTATGTCAGCTCCGAGCCGGGCAACCTGCTGCAGCTGGTGCTGTCCGGTGATGACCCGCAGCGCCTGCAGGAAGCCTCCACCGCGCTGGAGCGCGACCTGCGTGGCATCCAGGGGCTGGGCAGCGTCACCTCCACCGCTTCGCTGCTGCGGCCGGAAATCCAGATCGTGCCCAATGCCGCGCGCGCCGCCGATCTGGGCGTGGCCACGGCCGACATTGCCGAAGCCGCACGCATCGCCACCGCCGGCGACTACGAACAGCGCCTGGCCAAGCTCAACCTGCCCGACCGCCAGGTGCCGATCCGCGTGGGCTTTGCCGAAGCCACGCTGGCCGACCCGGCGCTGATCAGCCAGCTGCGCGTACCGGGCCGCAACGGACCGGTGCCGCTGGCCGCCGTGGCCGACATCCAGCAAGGCAGCGGCCCCTCGCAGATCTCGCGCTACCAGCGCCAGCGCAACGTCACCCTGACCGCCGAACTCAACGGCCGCCCGCTGGGCGATGTGATGACCGAAGTGCAGGCCCTGCCCAGCGTGAAGCAGCTGCCGCCCGGCGTGACCTTCCTCAACACCGGCGATGCCGAAGTGTTCGTGGAACTGTTCATCGGCTTCCTGCTGGCGATGGCCGCCGGCTTGATCTGCATCTACATGGTGCTGTTGCTGCTGTTCAACCATGCGCTGATGCCGGTGACCATCCTCGCCGCCGTGCCGCTGTGTGCCGGCGGTGCGTTCGGTGCACTGCTGATCACGCAGAACATGCTGTCACTGCCGGCCCTGATCGGCCTGCTGATGCTGATCGGCATCGCCACCAAGAACTCCATCTTGCTGGTGGACTACGCGGTGATGGCCGAAGACGAGCACGGCATGACCCAGCACGACGCACTGATCGACGCCTGCCGCAAGCGCGCCCAGCCGATCATCATGACCACCCTGGCGATGGGCGCGGGCATGATGCCGATTGCCCTGGGCTTTGCCGGTGATTCCAGCTTCCGCGCGCCGATGGCCATTGCCGTGATCGGTGGCCTGATTACCTCCACGCTGTTGAGCCTGATCGTGATTCCGGCCGCGTTTACGGTGGTGGATGACGTGGGGGAATGGCTGTCGCGGAAGTTCCGGCGGCGGTCTACGCATCCGGTGGGATGAGGGGAAAGTGAGGCTTCCGTGATTGTCAGGCTCGGCGGCCTGATTGGCCGCCGGCCTGTTTACCTGCCGCTGGGCTAATGCCCAGCGGCGCTGCATCCAATTCGACGCTGGCAGCGTATCGGAATAGCCCTCACCGTGAGGGCCACTTTCCCAGGAGCTGCAAGATGAACGTTCTCCTCCAGCGGGCGGCAATGGCCGCAAGCTTCGCTGTTCTCTGCGCTACCGCATCGATCGCACAGGCTGCCGACCCTGTCATGGTAGGTGGCGCAGCGATGTACCCGACCAAGACCATCGTGGAAAACGCGATGAACTCGAAGGACCACACCACCCTGGTAGCAGCAGTGAAGGCTGCCGGCCTGGTCGATACGCTCAACGGCAAGGGCCCCTTCACCGTATTCGCACCCACCGATGCGGCCTTCAACAAGCTGCCAGCCGGCACCGTGGATACGCTGGTCAAGCCTGAAAACAAGGCACAACTGACCAAGATCCTGACCTACCACGTTGTGCCGGGTACCTACACCTCAAGCCAGCTGATGGCCGATGCGAAGAAGCACGGCGGCAAGGCCACGCTGAAGACGGTGCAAGGTGAATCGCTCACCGTCGCACTGCACCAGGGCAAGCTGTGGGTTGTGGATGCCAAGAGTGGGAAAGCGGCGATCAGCATTGCCGATGTTGCCCAGTCCAATGGCGTGATCCATGTGATCGATACGGTGCTGATGCCGAAATGACGCCTGCGCAAGAGGCGCGTGTCCAAGTCTGACGGGCATCGATGAGGTGCCCGTCGCTTTGAGCGCTGTCTGGCGGAGAGAGTGGGATTCGAACCCACGGAAGGTTTGACCCTTCGCCGGTTTTCAAGACCGGTGCCTTAAACCGCTCGGCCATCTCTCCAATCGGGTCCCGGATTGCCCGGTAAGCGGTCCATTCTCGCATGTGAAGGCCATTTCCCCAAGCCCACCCTACCCGCAGGCTTGCCCCTGCGGTCCCCATCCGGCACGGTGGGGGTATCCCCGCAACCGGAGCCCCCATGGCCCACCTCGATCTGGCCAACCTGCGCGCGTGTTTCCTGGACGATGCACGGCTGGCCACCGTCGCCCTGCGCCGCGTGGCGGCCGGTATGTTGCCGGTCAGCAGCGGGCGCCTGGTGGTGTGCGATCCGCTGGTGCAGCCGGAGGCCCCGGCACTGGCCGACTACACCGTGGCCCCAGGCTACTACCCGGTGGAGATCATTGCCCACGGCGGCCGCCCTGCCCTGGCCGTGCTGTGGCTGCGCCCGCGGGCGTCGCTCAGCGCGACCTCGCTGCACTGGCAGATGGCGCGCTGGACCACGCAGGACCTGACCAGCCTGGATGAGGACAGTTTCATCGGCTACCCCGTCGATGCAGGCATCGGCTGCTTCATGGATACCGATACCCAGCAGGCGCTGCTGGCGCTGATCGCGCAGCAGCAGGACAGCGAGGAAGGCGAATGGTCCGACGCCCTGATCGGCCACGATGGGCTGGATGACGGCATCGATTACCGCCCCTGGGGCGAGGCATCGCCGCATGGGCTGGTGGTGTTCACCAGCGGCTGGGGTGATGGGGTCTATCCGAGCTACTGGGCGTTGGACACCAGCGGCGCACCGGTGGCGCTGGTCACCGATTTCCTGTGCATAGAAGGCGGTGATGGCCGCGACGCCCGCGAGATCGCCGATCAGGCGTACCGGGACAGCTTGCCGATGGTCGAGGCTGATGCGCTGGCGCGGTTGGTGGCGGCCGTGGCCGAGGACAACCTGCCGGTGCTGCGTGGGCTGCTGGACGAAAACCCGCTGCGCGCGAACCATATCGAGCCGGGATGCGGGGGCACGGCGCTGTTCGAGGCGGTGCGCCTGGACAAGCCGCAGGCACTGGAAGCCCTGCTGCGCGGCGGGCCATTGCCACCACTGCCCGAACGCCTGCACATGCGCGGCGTGACGACCTATCTGGAGTATGCACAGCGGTTGAAGAAGCCGCGCAGTGCAGCGCTGATGGCGCTGCTGGAAGCGCCGCCGGTTGCCGCACAACCGGTGGTGCTGGAGAAGCCGCGTGGGTTCTGGCGCCGGTTGTTCGGGCGCAGTTGATCACTGCCTTCGAGGCATCAACGCCGGACATGGCCCGGCGCTGACACGTGCGTGCAGATGAGGGATGCGGGCCTCAGCCCGCATCCACCGCCAGGGCACCCAGCGCCGTTGCGCGGATCTTTTCCTTGGCTTTTTCGCAGGCACCACCGCAATCCAGGCGCGAGGCCTCCAGCTGCGGCGGCAGGTGCTCGGCCAGGAAGTCGATGAACACACGCACGGCCGGCAGCAGGCCGCGGCGCGAGGCAAACACGGCGTGGCACACGCCCTGCGGCAGCGACCAGTCCGGCAGCACCACTTCCAGTTCGCCATTGCGCACGGCTTCGGCGCAGACGGTTTCCGGCAGCATGGTGATGCCGAATCCATCCTTGACCATGCTCTGCAGCAGCGGGAAATCGAAGCCGGCCACACGCGGCTGCAGGTCCACGCGGCGCACCGCGCCTTCCGGGCCATGCAGTTCCCAGCGCTGGCGCGCTTCGTCTTCGCTGATGCTCAGGGTGACATGGTTGGCCAGTTCATCCGGGTCCTTCGGGCGGCCGGCACGGTCCAGGTACTTCGGGCTGGCCACCAGCAGTTCCTGCACCTGGCCGAAGCTGCGCATCACCAGGCTGCCATCGTCATCCAGCCGCGAGCGCACGCGCAGGGCGACGTCGTAGCCTTCATTGATGATGTCCACGCGGCGGTTGCTGATGTTCAGCTGCAGCCGCACTTTCGGGTACTGGTTGAGGAACAGCGGCAGCAGCTTGGGCAACTGCATCTGCGCCAGCGATACCGGCACGCTGGCGCGTACCACGCCGCGCGGTTCGGCGCTGAGGCGGTCCACCACTTCGCGCGCGGCCTGTGCTTCGGCCAGCATCGTCTGCGCGTGGCGGTGTACGCTGGTACCCACGTTGGTCACCGCGAAGCGGCGCGTGGAGCGCTGCAGCAGGCGCACACCGAGATCGGTTTCCAGCTGGCTGATGCGCCGGCTCAGGCGCGACTTGGGAATGCCCAGCGCGCGTTCGGCGGCGGCGAAACCGCCGTGGTCGACAACCATGGCGAAGTAGTACAGGTCATTGAGGTCATGCATACCCTAGTTCCATAACTAGAACAATACGTGGCATTCAATCACCTTTATTCCAAATTGGCAACAACCTATCGTTCTCTCCGTCGGCGGGCCACCCGCCTCCCCCAGAACATAGGACCCCCT
Encoded proteins:
- a CDS encoding histidinol-phosphate transaminase is translated as MKTLPMTTAPATDTAPLDPGRRRWLRTGVAGAATVALAAVAGRTSAAAPIAPTAPAGLLRLDLNESSYGPSPTVAPAVQRALAEAPRYVGNDQLLALQRQIATLEGVAPEQVIVGEVLEALGQHLALRQGAGGFIYSVPGYGALVDAAAPFGGRAVEVPLNAALENDLPALLAAISADTRALFVVNPHNPSGTLSPGAAFDAFVTAAQAKTLVIVDEAYLDYRDDAAALTAVRLLRQGQNVVVFRTLGKIHALAGLQVGYALAPRALADALRARGVGGAHAQNQLSLAAASATLADRTHVARVRAQVATERERWQAVLASLQLRSTRAAGNFVFFDSGHAHAEVAAALLQHGVRVARVFAPYATWVRISIGTPAENRRAQQALRTVLAALGQGRTAG
- a CDS encoding TonB-dependent receptor, producing the protein MQLRAIAPRRGRLSFAVASSLLAGLSLAPAAQAQSGGTAAAVTQLDQVSVLGNRTQARTVLESPVPIDVLGAEEIRRSGYTDISQILQALLPSFNFPHPTTPDGNTHIRSATLRGLSPDQTLVLVNGKRRHASAWVNTGGTVGKGAVSTDLNAIPVSAIQRVEVLRDGASAQYGSDAIAGVINIVLREDDGFEGRISHGRTRDGGGDTTSVALDTGVAFAGGGGLHLTWDYRDRKAADRALADTRQQYFGIGRNGAPVAPSGTYGSGTGLAPIGGAAGGAVADPREATIDRDALWRFADSADTVEKTVFGNLRKPLPWAEGLEAYAFGGYGVSEGSSNASLRRAGQPENVRAIYPDGFLPWVDTRSTNASFGAGIKGLAGDWHWDLSSVYGRNKLVYRTRNTLNATLGADSPTAFYNGALLASQWTTNLDANNSFDIGWHAPLRLAVGAEFRRDTYGIRAGELASYVWGPYRVLDGPSAGSVPTIGSQGFAGIQPVDAGNYHRHNVSAYAEAETELTDRLLVSLAGRWEDYSDFGSTTNGKLALRYQLEGGLALRASASTGFHAPALAQQYFSSTSSRTLNNAVTGLPEYVLVRTAPVGSVEARALGARPLDPEKATNLTAGLTWGLGGLSASLDVYRIDIDDRIFLSSNFVDAAGSNAIRNYLASLGSPGVTSVRYFSNAADTRTTGIDVSARYRWELAEHGRLTATLGYNRNKTELTRVASTPAQLAALGVRTPLFDITERTRVEKGQPRDNLTLALAWEIGRWGINLGTHRYGEIEGVAATNQSAANVALFAQGSTRFRTLPTEAGTAGNLDVIQKLQASWVTDLDIAFRASEAVTVVIGANNLFNTYPTRNIATTPQVSGADTFGVFPYSELSPYGWSGTYYYARVETRF
- a CDS encoding TetR/AcrR family transcriptional regulator C-terminal domain-containing protein, producing the protein MRRSIGRDNIVAAAFKILDEDGLDGLTLRKVACSLCIRAPSLYWHFKSKQALIDAMADAMVSEVAVAIPAGQPWRQTLLQIAREFRQAFKAHRDGARVYAGTFLATENVLRVGEASITALVGAGASIRFAATTSMDLVYYAMGFVIEEQAWPGDGSMEALGEAFMALAEARFPQCWAARDTWSETDFDGRFEQGLGLMLDGIELHLSRNR
- a CDS encoding efflux RND transporter periplasmic adaptor subunit yields the protein MRAPFFRTFSLILATALLAACGSKDDKAPADAAATSSALPVSLAPAQSQTMARTVLVSGPVSAYEEMQLGVEISGQRVTALPVEVGQWVKRGQVLLQLDHRTLDSELAQAEASLRQAQASQELARMNYERSAKLAAQQLISASSLDELRANRINAEAQTATARAARDAAQLRRDFADLRAPADGLVSKRLVQPGQVVSAGNELLRLIRDGRLEWRAELPENQLADVAVGNTVELSYGGQTVSGRIRAVTPGVDGQTRTGTLYADLPEPGPLKPGIFVDGRIVTGEGPMLTIPTAAIVQRDGHSYVYTVNDKQQAVRHRVSTGQAVQGRTAIVQGLKAGDQVVVDGAGFLGEGDRVRVVAATKAAAR